One genomic window of Mesotoga sp. BH458_6_3_2_1 includes the following:
- a CDS encoding ROK family transcriptional regulator, whose protein sequence is MASKASKEIMKEINEKLLLRGIYSNEGIDRASLAKLTGLSPATVTKVVGELIESGLVAETGVADSTGGRKPILLSIQPKKLCVLGLKIGVGYLDYSLTDLFGTALISERRLLENQTPEEVVSTTETILKEWNGLMGESLLGIGIAVSGIVDSPKGVVKNSFLLNWQEVPIAKLISERSGKKTFVMNDVDSFALAQFWKGDVNNHKNCVFITLGVGIGGAVAIDGKLHLTGAGSGEFGHMTISQNGNRCTCGSRGCLEAQASFEVLARKVFSRTASSELKELYSSVKATETSEMHYLKRAVEIDRETTIGVFQEYSEDIGTALKNLINIFAPDYLLIGGEALEFSEFFLESSIDHARRNAFSSLADNVEFDIDRIGEKAWTLGCIYRVIESELFAVRR, encoded by the coding sequence GTGGCAAGCAAAGCCAGTAAAGAGATAATGAAAGAGATAAACGAAAAACTACTTCTGAGAGGAATCTATTCAAATGAAGGAATAGACAGGGCGAGCCTGGCAAAGCTCACAGGCCTAAGTCCCGCAACTGTTACGAAAGTAGTGGGAGAATTGATTGAAAGCGGTCTGGTGGCTGAAACCGGAGTCGCAGACTCAACAGGCGGAAGAAAGCCGATCCTACTGAGCATCCAGCCGAAGAAGCTCTGCGTGCTCGGGCTGAAGATAGGCGTGGGATATCTTGACTACTCCTTGACCGACCTCTTTGGGACCGCTCTTATAAGTGAGCGAAGGCTCCTGGAGAATCAGACTCCAGAAGAAGTCGTCTCAACAACGGAAACCATTCTGAAGGAATGGAACGGACTAATGGGCGAAAGCCTTTTGGGAATAGGCATCGCCGTGTCAGGTATTGTAGATTCACCCAAAGGCGTTGTAAAGAATTCCTTCCTTCTGAACTGGCAGGAAGTTCCAATAGCTAAACTGATCTCGGAACGATCCGGAAAGAAAACCTTTGTGATGAACGATGTAGATTCTTTTGCTCTCGCCCAATTCTGGAAGGGTGATGTGAATAATCACAAGAACTGTGTATTCATAACTCTAGGAGTAGGGATAGGTGGCGCAGTAGCAATCGACGGCAAACTGCACCTTACCGGCGCAGGAAGCGGAGAGTTCGGTCACATGACAATCTCGCAGAACGGAAACAGATGCACATGTGGTAGCAGGGGGTGCCTCGAAGCTCAAGCTTCCTTCGAAGTTCTTGCGCGTAAGGTCTTTTCAAGAACGGCCTCCTCAGAACTGAAAGAGCTGTACAGCTCCGTAAAGGCGACGGAAACTTCGGAGATGCATTATCTGAAAAGAGCAGTTGAAATCGATAGAGAGACGACTATTGGAGTTTTCCAGGAATACAGCGAGGACATTGGGACAGCCCTGAAAAACCTTATCAATATTTTCGCGCCTGATTACCTGCTCATAGGTGGTGAAGCACTAGAGTTTTCAGAATTCTTCCTCGAGAGTTCGATAGATCACGCAAGAAGAAACGCGTTTTCCAGTTTGGCTGACAATGTAGAGTTTGACATCGACAGGATTGGTGAGAAGGCCTGGACACTCGGCTGTATTTATAGAGTGATCGAAAGCGAGCTCTTTGCCGTTCGAAGATGA
- a CDS encoding TIM-barrel domain-containing protein codes for MEIIHTPFGIDDPYYIVQGYERSPREPLEGDCVKVRFVTDPMTVGQRAWIQVQAGDRTYKSRAQYQLNHGGKAHWEVDIESESAGTKVKYRFIAGRGPLSYVTSRWYEYTACKWIDARDFLSLENDTLTVNRDSRTGCKSVKEASILTDGTELFDLKITLERDENEQFYGLGEHFDAITIPDGQERFIHVYDQYKVQKDRGYAPVPFIFSSNGRALFVDTGYMTSVKLDRSEITLRVYTRGFPIEDTRIHLWKKETPLKAIEEIYSISKPCTPPLWALGPWLSANQWNSQKKVMGVLDETVKNNLPATALVIEAWADEQTFYIFNGAQYEPLPGERNFKLANFRFREPWPDPAEMIRKLHEKGIRLLLWQIPVMKCFDDSNPQPAIDIRYGSSKGYFVKKDDGSDYKIPPARWHEENVVVDFYNDEAAKWWASKREYLIKELGVDGFKTDGGEHLWGRETFTAAGSAAMTRNTYPEKYFQASASILNEDGALFSRAGYTRSPAYSLFWVGDEDSTWEALRDNITAGLNVSISGNPFWGWDIAGFSGEIPSAELYRRSIELAVFTPIFQLHSEDPGDPVPSSERTPWNISRAYNDESIIDYYRRFASLRMTLSPYIYRESLRAAQTGRPLTLPLFLIEKGNDPEDLSYMFGTEIVVSPAVDEEMKVRKLILPEGEWVNLWSGETYSGTVSIHGKRNEVYLRKGSIIPLSIPSDERLFGTNWSQEEKGQLHVGNEWPKDVDEPQRSGKATRMARIIGKEQGIIKIEWRDIQ; via the coding sequence ATGGAGATTATTCATACACCGTTTGGAATAGATGATCCTTACTATATCGTTCAGGGTTACGAAAGAAGTCCACGTGAACCTCTCGAGGGAGATTGTGTCAAAGTAAGATTCGTGACAGACCCGATGACTGTCGGTCAGAGAGCATGGATCCAAGTTCAAGCAGGCGACAGGACTTACAAGAGTCGCGCTCAGTACCAGCTCAATCATGGAGGCAAAGCCCACTGGGAAGTAGATATAGAGTCCGAGAGTGCGGGAACAAAGGTGAAGTACAGGTTCATTGCAGGTCGCGGACCTTTATCCTACGTCACTTCAAGGTGGTATGAATACACAGCCTGCAAATGGATCGATGCACGCGATTTTCTTTCACTAGAAAATGACACCCTAACTGTGAACAGAGATAGCCGAACCGGATGCAAATCAGTCAAAGAGGCAAGTATACTGACGGACGGAACGGAACTGTTTGATCTGAAAATAACCCTCGAAAGGGATGAAAACGAGCAGTTCTATGGACTTGGAGAACATTTCGATGCAATCACGATACCCGATGGTCAGGAGAGGTTCATCCACGTATACGATCAGTACAAAGTTCAGAAAGACAGGGGATACGCTCCTGTGCCATTTATCTTCTCGAGCAACGGAAGGGCCCTCTTCGTGGACACGGGCTATATGACTTCCGTCAAGCTTGACAGATCAGAGATTACTCTGCGGGTTTACACAAGAGGCTTCCCAATTGAAGATACCAGGATTCATTTGTGGAAGAAAGAAACTCCACTGAAAGCAATTGAGGAAATCTATAGCATTTCGAAACCTTGTACCCCTCCTCTGTGGGCTCTTGGGCCCTGGCTCTCGGCCAACCAGTGGAACAGTCAGAAAAAGGTCATGGGAGTCTTGGATGAGACTGTGAAAAACAACCTCCCGGCAACGGCTCTGGTTATTGAGGCGTGGGCAGATGAGCAGACCTTCTACATATTTAATGGAGCACAATATGAACCACTCCCAGGTGAGCGGAACTTCAAACTGGCCAATTTCAGATTTCGCGAACCCTGGCCAGACCCGGCAGAAATGATCAGAAAGCTTCACGAGAAGGGTATAAGACTTCTACTCTGGCAGATTCCGGTTATGAAGTGTTTTGACGACTCCAATCCTCAGCCCGCTATAGATATCCGCTACGGGAGCTCGAAGGGCTACTTTGTGAAGAAGGATGATGGTTCCGATTACAAAATCCCCCCTGCACGCTGGCACGAGGAAAACGTAGTAGTCGATTTCTACAATGATGAAGCTGCAAAATGGTGGGCCTCCAAGAGGGAGTATCTGATCAAAGAACTGGGAGTCGATGGGTTCAAGACCGACGGCGGAGAACACCTCTGGGGAAGAGAGACTTTCACGGCTGCCGGCAGCGCGGCAATGACCAGAAACACTTATCCAGAGAAATACTTCCAGGCTAGTGCAAGTATCTTGAATGAAGACGGAGCGCTCTTCAGTCGCGCCGGCTACACCAGGAGTCCCGCTTACTCCCTCTTCTGGGTCGGCGATGAGGATTCAACCTGGGAGGCTCTGAGAGACAACATAACTGCTGGTCTCAACGTTTCCATTTCCGGAAACCCCTTTTGGGGATGGGACATCGCGGGATTCAGCGGAGAAATTCCCTCTGCTGAGCTCTACAGAAGATCTATTGAACTGGCGGTCTTCACACCTATCTTTCAGCTCCACTCGGAAGACCCGGGAGATCCAGTGCCCTCCTCCGAGAGAACGCCGTGGAATATCTCAAGAGCCTACAACGATGAAAGCATCATAGACTACTACAGAAGATTCGCATCTTTGAGAATGACTCTCTCCCCTTACATTTATAGAGAATCGCTTCGTGCTGCTCAGACTGGCAGACCCCTGACATTGCCGCTCTTCCTGATAGAAAAAGGAAACGATCCTGAAGACCTGTCGTACATGTTCGGTACAGAAATTGTCGTTTCGCCGGCAGTGGATGAAGAAATGAAAGTAAGAAAACTAATTCTTCCTGAGGGTGAATGGGTGAATCTCTGGAGTGGAGAGACATACTCAGGTACTGTCAGTATTCACGGTAAGAGAAACGAAGTTTACCTCAGAAAGGGATCGATAATACCCTTGAGCATTCCTTCTGACGAAAGACTTTTCGGCACAAACTGGTCTCAGGAAGAGAAGGGACAGCTTCACGTCGGAAATGAATGGCCGAAGGATGTCGACGAGCCCCAAAGAAGTGGCAAAGCAACGCGGATGGCGAGGATAATCGGCAAAGAGCAGGGAATAATCAAAATAGAATGGAGAGATATACAGTAG
- a CDS encoding glycoside hydrolase family 15 protein — protein sequence MDLLERSIKIIEENQSKAGSYVASPNFSQYGYCWFRDGSFTAHAMQKAGKKESAEKFIRWGLNVLKRYRHSLEEAAFGPRSDLSILLPTRYTLDGFVSEDDWTNAQSDGYGTFLWIVAENPQLLDESDLEICDLCAKYLEGVWEIPCYDVWEEFPTMIHTSTLLSIVAGLKSIEGVINRQTEWKRILDFILKELTYDGRLKKSTALDSVDSSLIWASYPFRIFDSDSLLMKRTEKAIIDDLYCDGGLKRYNRDTYYGGGSWILLSAYLAGHLKLNGANTVSEEIKKWIEKNVDISSDLPEQIPEHLIDSKMYEPWVQKWGEIASPLLWSHAAYIDMVL from the coding sequence ATGGACTTACTAGAGAGATCGATAAAAATCATTGAAGAAAACCAGAGTAAAGCGGGAAGCTACGTTGCATCGCCAAACTTCTCGCAGTACGGCTACTGCTGGTTCAGAGATGGATCGTTCACCGCTCATGCCATGCAGAAGGCCGGAAAGAAGGAGAGCGCAGAGAAGTTCATCCGATGGGGTTTGAATGTTCTCAAGAGATACCGACATTCACTTGAAGAGGCCGCTTTTGGTCCCCGTTCTGATTTAAGCATTCTGCTGCCGACGAGATACACTCTTGATGGCTTTGTCAGCGAAGACGACTGGACGAATGCGCAGAGCGACGGTTACGGTACGTTCCTCTGGATAGTTGCCGAGAACCCACAGCTTCTAGATGAAAGCGACCTCGAAATCTGCGATCTTTGTGCAAAGTACCTTGAGGGTGTATGGGAGATTCCCTGTTACGATGTCTGGGAAGAATTCCCGACAATGATACACACATCAACCCTTCTCTCCATAGTTGCGGGGCTGAAGTCTATAGAAGGAGTGATTAACAGGCAGACTGAATGGAAAAGAATCCTTGACTTCATACTCAAAGAGCTGACATATGATGGGCGGCTGAAGAAGTCAACGGCGCTGGACTCGGTCGATTCGAGTCTCATTTGGGCCTCGTATCCATTCAGAATCTTCGACAGCGACTCACTACTTATGAAAAGGACTGAAAAAGCGATAATCGACGACTTGTATTGTGATGGGGGTTTGAAGAGGTATAACAGGGATACTTATTACGGCGGCGGAAGCTGGATACTTCTCAGCGCCTATCTTGCAGGTCATTTAAAATTGAACGGCGCAAATACAGTCTCGGAAGAGATAAAAAAGTGGATAGAGAAAAATGTCGACATTAGCAGTGATCTACCCGAGCAGATTCCAGAACATCTGATCGATTCGAAGATGTATGAACCATGGGTCCAGAAATGGGGAGAAATTGCCTCGCCCCTCCTATGGTCACACGCAGCTTACATCGACATGGTACTGTAA